In Acidovorax sp. GBBC 1281, a single window of DNA contains:
- a CDS encoding inositol monophosphatase family protein, with product MSTNLHPMLNVAIKAARAAGAIINRAALDVESVRISQKQINDFVTEVDHASEKAIIETLLTAYPGHGILAEESGSEYSAKDSEFVWIIDPLDGTTNFIHGFPVYCVSIALAVRGKVEQAVIYDPTRNDLFTATKGRGAYLNERRIRVSKRTQLKECLISTGFPFRPGDNFKNYLNIMADVMQRTAGLRRPGAAALDLAYVAAGYTEAFFETGLSIWDVAAGSLLVTEAGGLVGNFTGEADFLEQRECLAGAPRIYGQLVPILSKYSQFASAGDKAAVRQAAANLSLPTDGLDDVVPATPAEDGEAATGAR from the coding sequence ATGTCGACCAATCTGCACCCCATGCTCAACGTGGCCATCAAGGCCGCACGCGCCGCCGGCGCCATCATCAACCGCGCGGCCCTGGACGTGGAATCCGTGCGGATCTCGCAAAAGCAGATCAACGATTTCGTGACCGAGGTGGACCACGCGAGCGAAAAGGCTATCATCGAGACGCTGCTCACCGCCTACCCCGGCCACGGCATCCTGGCCGAGGAATCGGGCAGCGAGTACAGCGCGAAGGATTCGGAGTTCGTCTGGATCATCGACCCGCTGGACGGCACCACCAACTTCATCCACGGCTTTCCGGTCTATTGCGTGAGCATCGCGCTGGCCGTGCGCGGCAAGGTCGAGCAGGCCGTGATCTACGACCCGACCCGCAACGACCTCTTCACCGCCACCAAGGGCCGCGGCGCCTACCTGAACGAGCGCCGCATCCGCGTCTCCAAGCGCACGCAGCTCAAGGAATGCCTGATCTCCACCGGCTTTCCGTTCCGCCCGGGCGACAACTTCAAGAACTACCTGAACATCATGGCCGACGTAATGCAGCGCACCGCCGGCCTGCGCCGCCCGGGCGCCGCCGCGCTGGACCTGGCCTACGTGGCCGCGGGCTACACCGAAGCGTTCTTCGAGACCGGCCTGTCGATCTGGGACGTGGCGGCCGGCTCGCTGCTGGTGACCGAGGCCGGCGGCCTGGTCGGCAACTTCACGGGCGAGGCGGACTTCCTGGAGCAGCGCGAATGCCTGGCCGGCGCACCGCGCATCTACGGCCAGCTGGTGCCCATCCTGAGCAAATACAGCCAGTTCGCCAGCGCCGGTGACAAGGCGGCCGTGCGCCAGGCGGCGGCCAACCTCTCGCTGCCCACGGACGGCCTGGACGACGTGGTGCCGGCCACCCCGGCCGAGGACGGCGAAGCCGCCACCGGCGCCCGCTGA
- a CDS encoding RNA methyltransferase yields MKTRFILLHTSHAGNVGAAARAMKTMGFGDLVLVAPRWANVLRREETIQRASGALDVLENARIVATLDEALDGMSHLCATAMTPRDFGPPTRSPREHFELLLKSEQYALEEHALEPDSAPTSTAEAGVAFLFGSERFGMANDDVYRCHVALSIPTNPTFGSLNLGAAIQVVAYEWRLALGGFSTAALPQEGTAAPVTERADAAQVAGMLAHWERALVDIGFLDPAAPKKLMPRLNQLFNRAQLTPEEIHILRGVAKAMTGAAQAKR; encoded by the coding sequence ATGAAGACCCGTTTCATCCTCCTCCACACCAGCCATGCCGGCAACGTCGGCGCCGCCGCCCGCGCCATGAAGACCATGGGCTTCGGCGACCTGGTGCTCGTCGCCCCGCGCTGGGCCAACGTGCTGCGCCGCGAGGAAACCATCCAGCGCGCCAGCGGCGCCTTGGACGTGCTGGAGAACGCGCGCATCGTCGCCACGCTGGACGAGGCCCTGGACGGCATGAGCCACCTGTGCGCCACCGCCATGACCCCGCGCGACTTCGGCCCGCCGACGCGCTCGCCGCGCGAGCATTTCGAGTTGCTATTGAAAAGTGAGCAATATGCCCTAGAAGAACATGCGCTGGAGCCCGATTCGGCTCCAACGTCCACCGCCGAGGCCGGCGTGGCCTTCCTGTTCGGCAGCGAGCGCTTCGGCATGGCCAACGACGACGTGTACCGCTGCCACGTGGCGCTGTCGATTCCCACCAACCCCACCTTCGGCTCGCTCAACCTGGGCGCGGCCATCCAGGTCGTCGCCTACGAATGGCGCCTGGCGCTCGGCGGGTTCTCCACCGCCGCGCTGCCGCAGGAAGGCACGGCCGCACCCGTCACCGAGCGGGCCGATGCCGCGCAGGTGGCCGGCATGCTGGCGCACTGGGAGCGCGCGCTGGTGGACATCGGCTTTCTCGACCCCGCCGCGCCCAAGAAGCTCATGCCGCGCCTGAACCAGTTGTTCAACCGCGCGCAACTCACGCCCGAGGAAATCCACATCCTGCGCGGTGTCGCCAAAGCCATGACCGGCGCCGCGCAGGCAAAGCGCTAG
- the cysE gene encoding serine O-acetyltransferase has product MFARLRSDVQCILDRDPAARSTWEVVTCYPGLHAIWLHRPAHWCWRHGLPWLGRFISHFARWMTGIEIHPGAKIGERVFFDHAMGVVVGETAEIGDGCTIYQGVTLGGTSLYKGAKRHPTLGKDVVVSAGAKVLGGFEVGDGAKIGSNAVVIKPVPPGATAVGIPARIIPSKAGQSADVTEPQASRPFTAYGITQEDDPLSQAMRGLIDNASSQEHQIALLWQAIEKLSANPQAPAKDCVPCDAAREEQFQADKLNELVGK; this is encoded by the coding sequence ATGTTTGCCCGCCTGCGCTCCGACGTCCAGTGCATCCTCGACCGCGACCCCGCCGCGCGCAGCACCTGGGAGGTGGTCACCTGCTACCCCGGACTGCACGCGATCTGGCTGCACCGGCCGGCGCACTGGTGCTGGCGCCACGGCCTGCCGTGGCTGGGGCGCTTCATTTCGCATTTCGCGCGCTGGATGACCGGCATCGAGATCCACCCGGGCGCCAAGATCGGCGAGCGCGTCTTCTTCGACCATGCCATGGGCGTGGTGGTCGGCGAAACCGCCGAAATCGGCGACGGCTGCACCATCTACCAGGGCGTGACCCTGGGCGGCACATCGCTCTACAAGGGCGCCAAGCGCCACCCGACGCTGGGCAAGGACGTGGTGGTGAGCGCCGGCGCCAAGGTGCTGGGCGGCTTCGAGGTGGGGGACGGCGCCAAGATCGGCAGCAACGCGGTGGTCATCAAGCCCGTGCCGCCAGGCGCCACGGCCGTGGGCATCCCGGCCCGCATCATTCCCTCCAAGGCCGGCCAGAGCGCCGACGTGACCGAGCCGCAGGCCTCGCGCCCGTTCACCGCCTACGGCATCACGCAGGAAGACGACCCGCTCTCGCAGGCCATGCGCGGCCTGATCGACAACGCCTCGTCGCAGGAGCACCAGATCGCGCTGCTGTGGCAGGCCATCGAAAAGCTTTCGGCCAACCCGCAGGCACCGGCCAAGGACTGCGTGCCCTGCGACGCGGCGCGCGAGGAGCAGTTCCAGGCGGACAAGCTCAACGAGCTGGTGGGGAAGTAG
- the mog gene encoding molybdopterin adenylyltransferase gives MAPAATGGFEPVRIGIVSISDRASTGVYEDKGLPALQDWLARALRNPIAFEPRLIPDDQATISATLIELADTAGCSLVLTTGGTGPALRDVTPEATLAVAHKEMPGFGEQMRQIGLRFVPTAILSRQVAVVRGSTLIVNLPGQPKAIAETLEGLRGEDGSQIVPGIFAAVPYCIDLIGGPYLETHDAVCKAFRPKSAVRR, from the coding sequence GTGGCACCTGCCGCAACCGGCGGCTTCGAGCCGGTGCGCATCGGCATCGTCTCCATCAGCGACCGGGCCAGCACCGGCGTCTACGAGGACAAGGGCCTGCCCGCACTGCAGGACTGGCTGGCCCGCGCGCTGCGCAACCCCATCGCCTTCGAGCCCCGGCTGATCCCCGACGACCAGGCCACCATCAGCGCCACGCTGATCGAGCTGGCCGACACCGCCGGCTGCAGCCTCGTGCTGACCACCGGCGGCACGGGCCCCGCCCTGCGCGACGTCACGCCCGAGGCCACGCTGGCCGTGGCCCACAAGGAGATGCCGGGCTTCGGCGAGCAGATGCGCCAGATCGGCCTGCGCTTCGTGCCCACGGCCATCCTCTCGCGCCAAGTGGCGGTGGTGCGCGGCAGCACGCTCATCGTCAACCTGCCTGGCCAGCCCAAGGCGATTGCGGAAACGCTGGAGGGCCTGCGGGGCGAGGACGGCAGCCAGATCGTGCCGGGCATCTTCGCCGCGGTGCCCTACTGCATCGATTTGATCGGCGGGCCGTACCTGGAAACGCACGACGCGGTGTGCAAGGCGTTCCGGCCGAAATCGGCCGTGCGGCGCTGA
- the yjgA gene encoding ribosome biogenesis factor YjgA, producing the protein MSRKPKKGYYVRGQFVAEGSELDIELKAELKGTHEASRTDLKRESDALQKLGEDLLTLRADLMERLQLPEKLRDALAEARRITNFEGKRRQMQYVGKIMRQLDPTAVAAAQAALDEQHNGSAAEKLALHASERWRDRLIADDAALPEWLERFPRTDTQQIRALIRQARKDAQPEGKVANVQVSEGLAPRKGRAYRELFQLVREQMEDAATHARHEETGRDA; encoded by the coding sequence ATGTCACGCAAACCCAAAAAAGGCTACTACGTGCGAGGCCAGTTCGTTGCCGAAGGCAGCGAGCTGGACATCGAACTGAAAGCCGAGCTCAAAGGCACGCACGAAGCGAGCCGGACCGACCTGAAGCGCGAGAGCGATGCGCTGCAGAAGCTCGGCGAAGACCTGCTCACGCTGCGCGCCGACCTGATGGAACGCCTGCAGCTGCCCGAGAAGCTGCGCGACGCGCTGGCCGAGGCCAGGCGCATCACCAACTTCGAGGGCAAGCGCCGCCAGATGCAGTACGTCGGCAAGATCATGCGCCAGCTCGATCCCACCGCCGTGGCCGCCGCCCAGGCCGCGCTGGACGAGCAGCACAACGGCTCGGCCGCCGAAAAGCTCGCGCTGCACGCCTCCGAGCGCTGGCGCGACCGGCTGATCGCCGACGACGCCGCGCTGCCCGAATGGCTGGAGCGCTTTCCGCGCACCGACACGCAGCAGATCCGCGCGCTCATCCGCCAGGCGCGCAAGGATGCGCAGCCCGAGGGCAAGGTCGCGAACGTGCAGGTGTCCGAGGGCCTGGCCCCACGCAAGGGCCGCGCCTACCGCGAGCTGTTCCAGCTGGTGCGCGAGCAGATGGAAGACGCGGCCACCCACGCCCGCCACGAAGAGACCGGCCGCGATGCCTGA
- the pmbA gene encoding metalloprotease PmbA → MNTPSPRAAGAAPKTPDSGFSYTRPFFEDLVDRALAHAKKLGATDAGAEASEGCGLSVSVRKGELENVERNRDKSLGVTVYIGHRRGNASTSDFSNAAIEQTVQAAYDIARFTAEDPVAGLPDEADIAPEDSHRELELFHPWAITSEEAARIAMECEAAALQTSRRITNSEGAGVSAQQSHFFSAHTRGFRGGYASSRHSLSVAPIAALPGKNADMQRDAWYSSMRDARELAAPAQVGRYAAERALSRLGSRKIPTTQCPVLFESPLAAGLLGGFVQAVSGGALYRKSTFLLDSLGKPVLPKHIDILEDPFILRGKGSSPFDDEGVRVAPRKVVDAGRVEGYFLSSYSARKLGMKTTGNSGGSHNLTLTSRRTRAGDDLDAMLKKLGTGLFVIELMGQGVNYVTGDYSRGASGFWVENGQIAYPVHEITIAGNLKDMLKGIEAVGADAYNYGAKTVGSILVNRMKVAGS, encoded by the coding sequence ATGAATACACCCAGCCCACGCGCCGCCGGCGCCGCCCCGAAGACACCCGACAGCGGTTTCAGCTACACCCGCCCGTTTTTCGAAGACCTCGTGGACCGAGCCCTGGCGCACGCCAAGAAGCTGGGCGCCACCGACGCCGGCGCCGAGGCCTCCGAGGGCTGCGGCCTGTCGGTCAGCGTGCGCAAGGGTGAGCTGGAGAACGTCGAGCGCAACCGCGACAAGTCGCTGGGCGTGACGGTCTACATCGGCCACCGGCGCGGCAACGCCAGCACCTCGGATTTTTCCAACGCCGCCATCGAGCAGACGGTGCAGGCCGCCTACGACATCGCCCGCTTCACCGCCGAAGACCCGGTGGCCGGCCTGCCGGACGAGGCCGACATCGCCCCCGAGGACTCGCACCGCGAGCTGGAGCTGTTCCACCCCTGGGCCATCACCAGCGAGGAGGCCGCGCGCATCGCCATGGAATGCGAAGCCGCCGCGCTGCAGACCAGCCGCCGCATCACCAACAGCGAAGGCGCGGGCGTGTCGGCCCAGCAGAGCCACTTCTTCAGCGCCCACACGCGCGGCTTTCGCGGCGGCTATGCCAGCTCGCGCCACAGCCTGTCGGTGGCGCCCATCGCCGCGCTGCCCGGCAAGAATGCCGACATGCAGCGCGATGCTTGGTACAGCTCCATGCGCGATGCGCGCGAGCTGGCCGCGCCGGCCCAGGTGGGCCGCTACGCCGCCGAACGCGCCCTGAGCCGCCTGGGCAGCCGCAAGATCCCCACCACGCAGTGCCCCGTGCTGTTCGAGTCGCCCCTGGCGGCCGGCCTGCTGGGCGGCTTCGTGCAGGCCGTGAGCGGCGGCGCGCTGTACCGCAAGAGCACCTTCTTGCTCGACTCGCTGGGCAAGCCGGTGCTGCCCAAGCACATCGACATCCTGGAAGACCCCTTCATTCTTCGCGGCAAGGGCAGTTCGCCCTTCGACGACGAAGGCGTGCGCGTGGCGCCCCGCAAGGTGGTGGATGCCGGCCGCGTGGAGGGCTACTTCCTGTCCAGCTACTCGGCGCGCAAGCTGGGCATGAAGACCACCGGCAACTCGGGCGGCTCGCACAACCTCACGCTCACCTCGCGCCGCACCCGCGCGGGCGACGACCTCGACGCCATGCTGAAAAAGCTGGGCACCGGCCTGTTCGTGATCGAGCTGATGGGGCAGGGCGTGAACTACGTGACGGGCGACTACTCGCGCGGCGCCAGCGGCTTCTGGGTGGAGAACGGCCAGATCGCCTACCCGGTGCATGAGATCACCATCGCCGGCAACCTGAAGGACATGCTGAAAGGCATCGAAGCCGTGGGCGCCGATGCCTACAACTACGGCGCCAAGACCGTGGGCTCGATCCTCGTGAACCGCATGAAGGTGGCGGGCAGCTGA
- a CDS encoding IPTL-CTERM sorting domain-containing protein: protein MLTLAAGTSFGATVNINSTGNYASLQNYTNCTTTPASLCANFLTTNNVTGTFTTAGNLPANASNLEIGSTVTSYSFSTGLDTVASTDANARLNTLRISTDASGNITNVNLMQAVLWLTGTAPHTTADRFTAAVIASNAGTATHNSGCQTVGTGNSGVTNTCLVSTVTDTSRSTANASPVSFSMAAAAVTASPIPTVSEWGLMLMASLLGMFGIARLRRQR, encoded by the coding sequence GTGCTCACCCTGGCGGCCGGCACATCGTTCGGTGCCACGGTCAACATCAACAGCACCGGCAACTACGCCAGCCTGCAGAACTACACGAACTGCACCACGACGCCCGCGAGCCTATGCGCCAACTTCCTGACCACGAACAACGTGACCGGCACGTTCACGACGGCCGGCAACCTGCCGGCCAACGCCAGCAACCTGGAGATCGGCTCGACCGTCACCTCCTACAGCTTCTCCACCGGGCTCGATACCGTCGCCTCGACCGATGCCAATGCGCGCCTGAACACGCTGCGCATCTCCACCGACGCCTCCGGCAACATCACGAACGTGAATCTGATGCAGGCCGTGCTGTGGCTGACGGGCACGGCGCCCCACACCACGGCGGACCGTTTCACGGCCGCAGTGATCGCCAGCAACGCAGGCACCGCCACCCACAATTCCGGCTGCCAGACCGTGGGCACGGGCAACAGCGGGGTCACCAACACCTGCCTCGTCTCCACCGTGACCGACACCTCCCGCAGCACGGCCAACGCCTCGCCCGTGAGCTTCTCCATGGCGGCCGCCGCGGTGACGGCATCGCCGATTCCCACCGTATCCGAATGGGGCCTAATGTTGATGGCCTCGCTGCTCGGCATGTTCGGCATCGCCCGCCTGCGCCGCCAGCGCTGA
- a CDS encoding Crp/Fnr family transcriptional regulator has translation MSRVPLQPDDVSSNGILHAMAADDLQRWLPLIDVLELPLGQVLYESGAAVRHIYFPSTAIVSLLYVMEDGSSAEIAVVGREGVVGISLFMGGGSILSRAVVQSAGRAFRIRADRIRGDVANPAILPLLLRYIQALITQMSQTAVCNRHHMLDQQLCRWLLLSLDRLEGSTLVMTQELIAGMLGVRREGVTEAAMKLQKAGLIRYTRGRIEVLDRPALEQRSCECYAVVKREYDRLLPPSHSL, from the coding sequence ATGTCCCGCGTTCCACTGCAACCTGACGACGTCTCCAGCAACGGAATACTGCATGCGATGGCCGCAGACGATTTGCAGCGCTGGCTACCCCTCATCGATGTGCTGGAGCTTCCGCTGGGGCAGGTGCTGTACGAGTCCGGCGCGGCGGTGCGGCACATCTACTTTCCGTCCACCGCCATCGTGTCGCTGCTGTATGTGATGGAAGACGGCTCCTCCGCGGAGATCGCCGTCGTGGGGCGGGAAGGCGTGGTGGGCATTTCCCTCTTCATGGGGGGCGGGTCGATCCTGAGCCGGGCCGTGGTGCAGAGCGCCGGCCGGGCCTTTCGCATCCGGGCCGATCGCATCCGCGGCGACGTGGCCAATCCGGCCATCCTGCCGCTGCTGCTGCGCTACATCCAGGCACTCATCACGCAGATGTCGCAGACCGCGGTCTGCAATCGCCACCACATGCTGGACCAGCAACTGTGCCGTTGGCTGCTGCTCAGCCTGGACCGGCTGGAGGGCAGCACGCTCGTCATGACGCAGGAGCTGATCGCGGGCATGCTGGGCGTGCGGCGCGAAGGCGTGACGGAAGCGGCCATGAAGCTGCAGAAGGCTGGGCTGATCCGCTACACGCGCGGGCGCATCGAGGTGCTGGACCGGCCTGCGCTGGAGCAGCGCTCGTGCGAGTGCTACGCCGTGGTCAAGCGCGAGTACGACCGGCTGTTGCCGCCCTCGCACAGCCTCTGA
- a CDS encoding YaiO family outer membrane beta-barrel protein translates to MQRHPALHFLWLLALCAPAPGLAQAPATGQDLVIPAPPAPVEERTRSLQLSAGTQHLSGPYGNWRDMTLTGGWGLPGHVLQGELSSHRRFGVGGTYLGVGDTYRFDEDWYGSVTLGAGDGAFYLPKYRVDATLNRKFLADRRLVGTLGAGYYRAPDGHSDRSVLLGATYYFEAPWIVEGGVRFNESAPGSVNTRQHFVALTWGRAKADLVTARVGWGGEGYLATGPATQLVNFTSREASIAWRHWIGQNTGLLLAVNRYSNPLYRRAGATVGLFHDF, encoded by the coding sequence ATGCAACGCCACCCGGCCCTTCACTTTCTCTGGCTGCTTGCCCTGTGCGCGCCCGCGCCCGGCCTGGCCCAGGCACCCGCCACAGGACAGGACCTGGTCATCCCCGCGCCGCCCGCACCCGTCGAAGAGCGCACCCGCAGCCTGCAGCTCAGCGCGGGGACGCAGCACCTGAGCGGCCCCTACGGCAACTGGCGCGACATGACGCTCACCGGCGGATGGGGCCTGCCCGGCCATGTGCTGCAGGGCGAGCTGTCTTCGCACCGGCGCTTCGGCGTGGGCGGCACCTACCTGGGCGTGGGAGATACATACCGTTTCGACGAAGACTGGTACGGCTCGGTGACCCTCGGCGCTGGCGACGGCGCGTTCTACCTGCCCAAGTACCGCGTGGACGCCACGCTGAACCGCAAATTCCTGGCCGACCGCCGGCTGGTGGGCACCCTGGGCGCGGGCTACTACAGGGCGCCGGACGGTCACTCCGACCGCAGCGTGCTGCTGGGGGCCACCTACTACTTCGAGGCGCCCTGGATCGTCGAGGGCGGCGTGCGCTTCAACGAAAGCGCCCCGGGCAGCGTGAACACGCGCCAGCACTTCGTGGCCCTGACCTGGGGCCGCGCCAAGGCCGACCTGGTGACCGCGCGGGTCGGCTGGGGGGGCGAAGGCTATCTGGCCACCGGCCCCGCCACGCAGCTGGTCAACTTCACCAGCCGCGAGGCCAGCATCGCCTGGCGACACTGGATCGGCCAGAACACCGGCCTGCTGCTGGCCGTGAACCGCTACAGCAACCCGCTGTACCGGCGGGCGGGCGCCACCGTCGGCCTGTTCCACGATTTCTGA